One Siniperca chuatsi isolate FFG_IHB_CAS linkage group LG8, ASM2008510v1, whole genome shotgun sequence DNA segment encodes these proteins:
- the rps6kal gene encoding ribosomal protein S6 kinase alpha-6 isoform X1 has translation MEVNSVSSEVNGHQIMDEPMEEGESFSHCDEGTYKEIPITHHVKEGCEKADPSQFELLKVLGQGSFGKVFLVRKILGPDAGQLYAMKVLKKASLKVRDRVRTKMERDILVEVNHPFIVKLHYAFQTEGKLYLILDFLRGGDVFTRLSKEVMFTEEDVKFYLAELALALDHLHTLGIVYRDLKPENILLDEAGHIKLTDFGLSKESVDADKKAYSFCGTVEYMAPEVVNRRGHTQSADWWSLGVLMFEMLTGTLPFQGKDRNETMNMILKAKLGMPQFLSLEAQSLLRMLFKRNPANRLGAGPDGVEEIKRHAFFSTIDWNKLFRRELQPPFKPAAGKPDDTFCFDPEFTAKTPKDSPGIPPSANAHQLFKGFSFVAPAPMDENKSSPLLSILPIVQMHGGSAKFSDLYELQEDIGVGSYSICKRCVHRVSAMDYAVKIIDKIKRDPSEEIEILMRYGQHPNIITLKDVYDEGRYVYLVTELMKGGELLDKILRQKFFSEREASAVLYTITKTVDYLHCQGVVHRDLKPSNILYMDDSGNPDSIRICDFGFAKQLRGGNGLLLTPCYTANFVAPEVLMRQGYDAACDIWSLGVLLYTMLAGYTPFANGPNDTPEEILLRIGSGNFSLTGGNWDTVSDTSKDLLSHMLHVDPHQRYTAEQVLKHSWITCRDTLPHFQLTRHDAPHLVKGAMAATYSALSQKTSQPVLEPVAASSLAQRRSMKKLTSTDM, from the exons ATGGAGGTAAACAGCGTTAGTAGTGAG GTCAATGGGCATCAGATCATGGACGAGCCCATGGAGGAAGGAGAGTCTTTCTCACACTGT GATGAAGGGACGTATAAGGAGATTCCTATCACTCACCATGTGAAAGAGGGCTGCGAGAAAGCTGATCCATCTCAGTTTGAATTGCTCAAAGTCCTCGGCCAGGGCTCTTTTGGCAAG GTGTTTCTTGTTAGGAAGATCCTGGGTCCAGATGCTGGTCAGTTATATGCAATGAAAGTTCTAAAAAAGGCATCTTTGAAAG TCAGGGACAGAGTTCGCACTAAGATGGAAAGAGACATTTTAGTGGAAGTCAATCATCCCTTCATAGTGAAATTGCACTACG CCTTCCAGACAGAAGGGAAACTGTATTTAATACTGGACTTTCTCAGGGGAGGGGATGTATTCACTCGCTTATCCAAAGAG GTTATGTTTACAGAGGAAGATGTGAAATTCTACCTTGCAGAGCTGGCCCTGGCCCTCGACCATCTGCACACCCTGGGCATAGTTTACAGAGATCTCAAGCCAGAGAA CATCTTACTTGATGAAGCTGGACACATAAAGTTAACAG ACTTTGGCTTGAGTAAAGAGTCAGTAGATGCTGATAAGAAGGCTTATTCCTTCTGTGGTACGGTGGAGTATATGGCCCCTGAGGTGGTCAACAggagaggacacacacagagtgcgGACTGGTGGTCTCTGGGAGTACTTATG tttgagatgCTAACAGGGACATTACCATTCCAAGGGAAAGACCGCAATGAGACCATGAACATGATTCTCAA AGCTAAGTTGGGAATGCCCCAGTTCCTAAGTTTGGAAGCCCAGAGTTTGCTGAGAATGCTGTTTAAACGTAACCCTGCTAACAGACTAG GGGCCGGGCCCGATGGAGTGGAGGAGATCAAACGCCACGCTTTCTTTTCCACCATCGACTGGAAt aaacTGTTCAGGAGAGAGCTCCAGCCCCCATTCAAGCCTGCAGCAGGTAAACCAGATGACACGTTCTGCTTCGACCCAGAGTTCACCGCTAAAACGCCTAAAG ACTCCCCAGGTATCCCTCCCAGTGCTAATGCGCACCAGCTCTTCAAAGGCTTCAGTTTTGTTGCTCCAGCCCCTATGGATGAGAACAAGAGTTCCCCTCTGCTCAGCATACTCCCTATAGTTCAG ATGCACGGGGGCTCAGCCAAGTTCTCTGATCTGTACGAGCTGCAGGAGGACATAGGGGTCGGCTCCTACTCCATTTGTAAACGCTGTGTACACCGAGTCTCTGCCATGGACTATGCTGTGAAG ATTATAGACAAAATTAAGAGGGACCCCTCCGAAGAGATCGAAATCCTGATGCGATACGGACAGCATCCCAACATCATCACTCTGAAAGAC gTGTATGATGAGGGCAGGTATGTATACCTGGTGACGGAGCTGATGAAGGGAGGGGAGCTGCTGGACAAGATCCTCAGGCAGAAGTTTTTCTCTGAGAGGGAGGCCAGCGCTGTGCTGTACACCATCACCAAGACTGTTGACTACCTCCACTGCCAAGGG GTGGTACACCGAGACCTGAAGCCCAGTAACATCCTGTATATGGATGACTCGGGAAATCCTGACTCCATCAGGATCTGTGACTTTGGATTCGCCAAGCAGCTTCGGGGAGGCAACGGCCTGCTCCTCACCCCCTGTTACACCGCCAACTTTGTGGCACCAGAG GTACTAATGCGGCAAGGTTATGATGCAGCCTGTGATATATGGAGTCTTGGAGTTCTACTGTATACCATGCTGGCAGG GTACACGCCGTTTGCTAATGGGCCCAACGACACACCAGAGGAGATTCTCCTCCGGATAGGGTCTGGAAACTTCTCTTTGACAGGAGGCAACTGGGATACTGTATCAGACACCTCAAag GACCTGCTGTCCCATATGCTCCATGTGGACCCTCACCAGCGATACACAGCAGAGCAGGTTCTAAAGCATTCCTGGATCACCTGCAGAGATACGCTACCACACTTCCAGCTCACACGCCATGATGCACCACACCTCGTCAAG
- the rps6kal gene encoding ribosomal protein S6 kinase alpha-6 isoform X2, with protein MYSLAYPKSSYQVMFTEEDVKFYLAELALALDHLHTLGIVYRDLKPENILLDEAGHIKLTDFGLSKESVDADKKAYSFCGTVEYMAPEVVNRRGHTQSADWWSLGVLMFEMLTGTLPFQGKDRNETMNMILKAKLGMPQFLSLEAQSLLRMLFKRNPANRLGAGPDGVEEIKRHAFFSTIDWNKLFRRELQPPFKPAAGKPDDTFCFDPEFTAKTPKDSPGIPPSANAHQLFKGFSFVAPAPMDENKSSPLLSILPIVQMHGGSAKFSDLYELQEDIGVGSYSICKRCVHRVSAMDYAVKIIDKIKRDPSEEIEILMRYGQHPNIITLKDVYDEGRYVYLVTELMKGGELLDKILRQKFFSEREASAVLYTITKTVDYLHCQGVVHRDLKPSNILYMDDSGNPDSIRICDFGFAKQLRGGNGLLLTPCYTANFVAPEVLMRQGYDAACDIWSLGVLLYTMLAGYTPFANGPNDTPEEILLRIGSGNFSLTGGNWDTVSDTSKDLLSHMLHVDPHQRYTAEQVLKHSWITCRDTLPHFQLTRHDAPHLVKGAMAATYSALSQKTSQPVLEPVAASSLAQRRSMKKLTSTDM; from the exons ATGTATTCACTCGCTTATCCAAAGAG TTCTTATCAGGTTATGTTTACAGAGGAAGATGTGAAATTCTACCTTGCAGAGCTGGCCCTGGCCCTCGACCATCTGCACACCCTGGGCATAGTTTACAGAGATCTCAAGCCAGAGAA CATCTTACTTGATGAAGCTGGACACATAAAGTTAACAG ACTTTGGCTTGAGTAAAGAGTCAGTAGATGCTGATAAGAAGGCTTATTCCTTCTGTGGTACGGTGGAGTATATGGCCCCTGAGGTGGTCAACAggagaggacacacacagagtgcgGACTGGTGGTCTCTGGGAGTACTTATG tttgagatgCTAACAGGGACATTACCATTCCAAGGGAAAGACCGCAATGAGACCATGAACATGATTCTCAA AGCTAAGTTGGGAATGCCCCAGTTCCTAAGTTTGGAAGCCCAGAGTTTGCTGAGAATGCTGTTTAAACGTAACCCTGCTAACAGACTAG GGGCCGGGCCCGATGGAGTGGAGGAGATCAAACGCCACGCTTTCTTTTCCACCATCGACTGGAAt aaacTGTTCAGGAGAGAGCTCCAGCCCCCATTCAAGCCTGCAGCAGGTAAACCAGATGACACGTTCTGCTTCGACCCAGAGTTCACCGCTAAAACGCCTAAAG ACTCCCCAGGTATCCCTCCCAGTGCTAATGCGCACCAGCTCTTCAAAGGCTTCAGTTTTGTTGCTCCAGCCCCTATGGATGAGAACAAGAGTTCCCCTCTGCTCAGCATACTCCCTATAGTTCAG ATGCACGGGGGCTCAGCCAAGTTCTCTGATCTGTACGAGCTGCAGGAGGACATAGGGGTCGGCTCCTACTCCATTTGTAAACGCTGTGTACACCGAGTCTCTGCCATGGACTATGCTGTGAAG ATTATAGACAAAATTAAGAGGGACCCCTCCGAAGAGATCGAAATCCTGATGCGATACGGACAGCATCCCAACATCATCACTCTGAAAGAC gTGTATGATGAGGGCAGGTATGTATACCTGGTGACGGAGCTGATGAAGGGAGGGGAGCTGCTGGACAAGATCCTCAGGCAGAAGTTTTTCTCTGAGAGGGAGGCCAGCGCTGTGCTGTACACCATCACCAAGACTGTTGACTACCTCCACTGCCAAGGG GTGGTACACCGAGACCTGAAGCCCAGTAACATCCTGTATATGGATGACTCGGGAAATCCTGACTCCATCAGGATCTGTGACTTTGGATTCGCCAAGCAGCTTCGGGGAGGCAACGGCCTGCTCCTCACCCCCTGTTACACCGCCAACTTTGTGGCACCAGAG GTACTAATGCGGCAAGGTTATGATGCAGCCTGTGATATATGGAGTCTTGGAGTTCTACTGTATACCATGCTGGCAGG GTACACGCCGTTTGCTAATGGGCCCAACGACACACCAGAGGAGATTCTCCTCCGGATAGGGTCTGGAAACTTCTCTTTGACAGGAGGCAACTGGGATACTGTATCAGACACCTCAAag GACCTGCTGTCCCATATGCTCCATGTGGACCCTCACCAGCGATACACAGCAGAGCAGGTTCTAAAGCATTCCTGGATCACCTGCAGAGATACGCTACCACACTTCCAGCTCACACGCCATGATGCACCACACCTCGTCAAG